In one window of Pseudobdellovibrionaceae bacterium DNA:
- a CDS encoding Tad domain-containing protein, producing MPTLKTESTLPLARIRNEQGQMAIFVAMIFQVLFVLFAMSINVALVVHDKINLQNAVDLAAYYGAQKQAEILNAIAHQNYQIRQAWKLLAWRYRVLGTMGLSSGSGLHPTRVPGVQGDDSQVFWEIPELCVSYRDVWIDGAAGNTENLCQKRQVNIPAIPFVPIRAPFNGFNAALSQISQSLRNSYKTSCEFHGARNWEFAATILHAFRLDQANRREVLYALARNLTARNQLVDIQGEPVSKGVENTLKKNLTHGNATGGLEFEFYNSLQGVAEERVFPKIVVYPEIAYMDISPTAADQCNTVTNFIPNGNAQSGAGGLPMRGSARNLVLNRAGQLNDATRMWYPPENPYALVTGVEKNPWVMAYVGVKATTRPRQLFFPIGDGVTLTARAFAKPFGGRIGPWYGSTWAPGAPASSGAPIDSLLPPRFIPGVTSDYSTTNPARFPNYSKYPGDVVGLSSVLAQDGLFYQTGIMGGTSLDFFVNIQDPGPASKFGNDFLAWSPQSGWPAVRDYEIAAIAPDLFDITYYSIEPDYTGNYYNYFIDPKVSANLFVEPRVPQFFVRPDLGSRDDVMTMNVRMQIERARAIGANTNVAKQSLQRDEAFYFAQDISHLLTGWVPNDEFGEYVQFPEHRFGKCDVTMRDVQPSTPGMCPQAGGRVGYSVKLVSREFFDVDQNLGNSVAAKILNPPPKGW from the coding sequence ATGCCGACGTTAAAAACAGAATCAACGTTGCCACTTGCTCGTATTCGCAACGAACAAGGGCAGATGGCTATTTTCGTGGCCATGATTTTTCAAGTTTTATTTGTGCTATTTGCCATGTCGATCAACGTCGCCCTTGTTGTACATGATAAAATCAACTTGCAAAATGCTGTTGATCTAGCGGCTTATTATGGAGCGCAAAAGCAGGCCGAGATTTTAAACGCCATAGCTCATCAAAACTATCAAATCCGCCAGGCGTGGAAGCTTCTGGCTTGGCGATATCGCGTATTGGGGACGATGGGATTAAGTAGTGGATCAGGTCTTCATCCCACTCGAGTTCCTGGTGTGCAAGGGGACGACTCCCAAGTGTTTTGGGAAATACCTGAACTTTGCGTGAGCTATCGCGATGTGTGGATAGATGGCGCTGCTGGAAATACGGAAAACCTTTGTCAAAAAAGGCAGGTAAATATTCCGGCAATTCCCTTTGTACCAATTCGAGCGCCTTTCAACGGATTCAACGCGGCACTATCTCAGATCTCGCAAAGTCTGCGTAACTCCTATAAGACCAGTTGCGAATTTCACGGCGCCAGAAACTGGGAGTTTGCAGCTACAATATTGCACGCGTTTCGGTTGGATCAGGCCAATCGCCGAGAAGTTTTATACGCGCTAGCGAGAAACCTCACTGCTCGAAATCAGTTAGTGGACATTCAAGGCGAGCCTGTTAGTAAAGGCGTCGAGAACACACTTAAAAAAAACCTCACCCATGGAAATGCCACGGGAGGCTTAGAGTTTGAATTTTACAACTCCCTTCAGGGAGTGGCCGAAGAAAGAGTGTTTCCGAAGATCGTCGTGTATCCCGAAATTGCCTATATGGATATTTCCCCCACGGCCGCGGATCAATGCAACACAGTTACGAATTTCATTCCTAATGGAAACGCGCAATCAGGTGCGGGAGGTCTACCGATGCGGGGATCGGCCCGAAACCTGGTTTTAAATCGTGCTGGCCAACTCAACGATGCCACTCGTATGTGGTATCCGCCGGAGAACCCTTATGCCCTAGTTACGGGGGTAGAGAAAAATCCCTGGGTAATGGCCTATGTGGGTGTGAAGGCGACAACCCGGCCGCGCCAATTGTTTTTTCCCATCGGCGATGGAGTGACCCTGACAGCGCGAGCCTTTGCTAAACCCTTCGGTGGCCGCATCGGACCCTGGTACGGGAGCACTTGGGCGCCGGGGGCGCCGGCCTCTTCGGGGGCACCCATCGACAGTCTATTGCCGCCTCGATTTATACCCGGTGTGACTTCAGACTACTCTACAACAAACCCGGCCCGCTTTCCTAACTATTCAAAATATCCAGGCGATGTGGTAGGACTCAGCTCCGTGTTGGCCCAAGACGGTTTGTTTTATCAAACCGGTATTATGGGCGGAACCAGTTTAGATTTTTTTGTGAACATTCAAGATCCCGGTCCCGCCTCGAAATTTGGAAACGATTTTCTAGCTTGGAGTCCGCAATCTGGTTGGCCGGCCGTGCGTGACTATGAAATTGCGGCCATTGCACCAGATTTATTTGATATCACCTACTATTCCATCGAGCCGGATTACACGGGTAACTATTACAACTATTTCATAGACCCAAAAGTATCGGCCAACTTGTTTGTAGAACCGCGAGTGCCACAGTTTTTTGTACGACCGGATCTTGGCAGTCGAGACGACGTTATGACAATGAATGTGCGTATGCAGATCGAGCGCGCCCGCGCCATTGGCGCTAACACTAATGTGGCAAAACAAAGCCTCCAACGGGATGAGGCATTTTACTTTGCGCAAGATATATCCCACCTTCTCACCGGATGGGTGCCAAATGATGAGTTTGGAGAATACGTGCAATTTCCAGAGCATCGATTTGGTAAATGTGATGTAACCATGCGCGATGTGCAGCCCTCCACACCGGGCATGTGTCCCCAAGCGGGTGGTCGGGTGGGGTATTCTGTGAAGCTCGTTTCGCGAGAATTTTTCGATGTGGATCAAAACCTGGGCAACAGCGTGGCGGCTAAAATTCTTAACCCACCTCCTAAGGGGTGGTAG
- the nagZ gene encoding beta-N-acetylhexosaminidase, whose translation MNSKVGQLISIGISGPELTKDEETFIVNNNIGGVTLFARNCESPQQLHKLCTQLNGLKSRMADKAPLFIAVDMEGGRVARLKAPFTQWPPLAKLGALDSPSMAFNFAFAMGNELRSVGINVDFAPCIDVLSNPDNAVIGDRAVGSDPEIVAKIASALVRGYIKSGIIPCAKHFPGHGDTSVDSHEDLPVIDIDESTLQNREFVPFKKAMRARLEMMMTGHLMFPKVDAEWPATLSEKFLKKILRDDLRYRGIVISDDLDMKALANKYDKAKIPVQALKAGCDILLYCNEPDSPPIAMEAVQKALADGQLSDAEITEKHSRVMSSKRRLRDFAPKPMTEVARVVGHPDHLKISKAIANGQIIESVNLG comes from the coding sequence TTGAATAGTAAAGTCGGACAACTCATATCAATTGGTATTTCTGGGCCAGAACTCACAAAAGACGAAGAAACTTTTATTGTTAACAACAATATCGGTGGCGTGACTCTGTTTGCTCGCAATTGCGAATCTCCCCAGCAACTTCACAAACTCTGCACACAGTTGAACGGCTTAAAATCCCGCATGGCTGACAAGGCTCCCCTTTTTATCGCTGTGGACATGGAGGGCGGACGCGTAGCCCGTCTTAAAGCGCCTTTCACTCAGTGGCCACCGCTTGCTAAATTGGGCGCTTTGGATTCTCCGTCAATGGCCTTTAACTTTGCTTTTGCCATGGGCAATGAACTTCGCAGTGTGGGCATAAATGTCGACTTTGCACCCTGCATAGATGTGCTTTCTAATCCTGACAATGCAGTGATTGGCGATCGCGCTGTAGGAAGCGATCCAGAAATTGTGGCGAAAATTGCCTCTGCCCTGGTTCGCGGGTACATCAAAAGTGGTATCATCCCTTGTGCAAAACACTTTCCCGGTCATGGTGACACTTCAGTGGACTCTCATGAAGACCTTCCCGTTATAGATATTGACGAGTCTACTTTGCAGAATCGCGAATTTGTGCCCTTTAAAAAAGCCATGCGGGCCCGTCTTGAAATGATGATGACTGGTCACTTGATGTTTCCAAAAGTCGATGCTGAGTGGCCGGCCACACTTTCTGAGAAATTTCTTAAAAAGATTTTGCGCGATGATCTGCGCTACAGAGGCATTGTTATTTCTGATGACCTCGATATGAAAGCTCTGGCCAACAAATACGATAAGGCCAAAATACCGGTTCAAGCCTTAAAGGCGGGATGCGATATTCTTCTTTACTGCAACGAGCCCGACAGTCCCCCAATAGCCATGGAAGCTGTTCAAAAAGCCTTGGCCGATGGGCAACTTTCTGACGCTGAAATCACCGAAAAACATAGTCGCGTGATGAGCTCAAAGCGGCGTTTAAGAGACTTCGCTCCCAAGCCCATGACCGAAGTGGCCCGTGTTGTGGGCCACCCGGATCATTTGAAGATTTCAAAGGCCATTGCCAATGGGCAAATCATTGAAAGCGTGAACCTGGGCTAG
- a CDS encoding helix-turn-helix transcriptional regulator, which translates to MKAQEQAFRTLAGRVREERKSQNLSQTELAHLAGVSLNFLSQLESGKITVRMDKVLLVLKTLGLELHLRYGKAGVSE; encoded by the coding sequence ATGAAGGCACAGGAGCAAGCATTTCGGACCTTGGCTGGCAGGGTCCGTGAGGAGAGAAAGTCGCAAAATCTTTCCCAAACCGAGTTAGCCCACCTGGCAGGGGTGAGTTTGAATTTTTTAAGTCAGCTTGAGTCTGGAAAGATCACGGTGCGCATGGACAAAGTCTTGTTGGTGTTAAAGACCCTCGGGCTTGAGCTTCACCTTCGCTATGGAAAGGCGGGGGTCAGCGAGTGA
- a CDS encoding HipA domain-containing protein — translation MTELKDVVELKIFRGELFAGILRRTQRGCELTFDPSFFKNPKYQTLTYKIKKQERPYTHHGVNLPPFFAGLLPEGLRFKALVSELKTSEDDLFTLLAASGTRVIGDVYTVASGIKNRNAVEIPKVSQIDFYEFFQQNIKAGLYETGDEAIAGVQEKLSASMISFPVRAAKENKSYILKLNPKDKPNLIFNEYQCLRLAKKCGIEVNSAKIVYDKNGNGGLLIERFDRVVAENNIIQKVHQEDACQFLDRYPADKYRLSFQEICTGLHELATAPAIETSKAIQLYVFSYLIGNGDLHAKNISLQTNPDTGRIQLTPAYDLICTYLYKDRKMAIKLDGRDDNLKRQHFVDFGLRFGLKEKAIHHFLDQLLEKVKKHQHLLFEIPGLSAKEETLLREMTDSRFQHLR, via the coding sequence GTGACGGAACTAAAAGACGTCGTGGAGCTCAAGATTTTTCGTGGAGAGTTGTTTGCGGGAATTCTGCGTCGAACTCAACGGGGCTGTGAGTTAACTTTCGACCCTAGTTTCTTCAAGAATCCTAAATACCAAACCCTAACCTATAAGATCAAAAAACAGGAGCGGCCCTATACACACCATGGAGTAAACCTGCCGCCATTTTTTGCAGGCCTGCTACCTGAGGGGCTTCGGTTTAAGGCTCTGGTCAGCGAGTTAAAAACTTCAGAAGACGATCTCTTTACCCTTCTGGCGGCATCGGGAACCAGAGTCATAGGTGATGTCTACACTGTGGCTTCAGGGATCAAAAACCGAAATGCGGTTGAAATTCCAAAGGTAAGTCAGATCGATTTCTATGAGTTCTTCCAACAAAATATCAAGGCAGGACTTTATGAAACAGGTGATGAAGCGATTGCCGGTGTACAGGAAAAACTCTCTGCGTCGATGATTAGCTTTCCCGTACGCGCAGCCAAAGAGAATAAATCTTATATTCTAAAGCTCAATCCTAAAGACAAGCCTAATTTGATTTTTAATGAGTATCAGTGCCTCCGGCTGGCAAAAAAGTGCGGCATCGAGGTCAATAGCGCAAAGATTGTTTACGACAAAAACGGCAACGGCGGCCTATTAATAGAAAGGTTTGACCGCGTTGTCGCGGAGAACAATATCATACAGAAGGTTCATCAAGAAGATGCTTGCCAGTTTTTAGATCGTTATCCCGCGGACAAGTATCGCTTGAGCTTTCAAGAAATTTGCACGGGGTTACATGAACTCGCTACCGCACCGGCAATTGAAACGTCAAAAGCAATTCAGCTTTATGTCTTTTCATATTTAATTGGAAATGGCGACTTGCACGCTAAGAATATTAGCCTGCAGACCAATCCGGACACGGGTCGCATTCAGCTCACTCCGGCTTATGATTTGATCTGCACCTATTTATACAAGGATCGCAAGATGGCCATAAAACTTGATGGCAGAGATGACAACTTAAAGCGGCAGCATTTCGTCGATTTTGGTTTGCGCTTTGGGCTCAAAGAAAAGGCCATCCACCATTTTCTCGATCAATTGCTCGAGAAGGTAAAAAAACATCAACATCTGCTCTTTGAAATTCCCGGTTTAAGCGCAAAAGAGGAGACGCTCCTGCGGGAGATGACGGACTCTCGATTTCAGCATCTCCGGTAG
- a CDS encoding TonB family protein, whose protein sequence is MGRNHRQLSTRRLMALVFSVVAHVGTAIGVIAYHKQDTKPVAQPLGNIEGEFIEFSAPLGEQIETVDVGIVGGDQKSDAPSTTEVVKAESLPEPVANTQAVADSSPVTLPPPKIKSTKVSTPVKKQEKPKIAKVLPQKTVKEEPIVETEKALPEAVATVDESLVSENSDADIEKVVVDEETQEKSTGTTSDEDDQQVADMKELENEILADESEKFEDITDLGEKPETVIPVAEKAVAPTPVKAQPLPAPKPKAVARQALPPRTSPLEQRQAVAPRTSPLAQRSGKGWGLGKNGSASSQQAYGLPSGTRDVRDLNPIPGNKPPSYPMQARLERKEGQVKLLYYVTPNGSVTNLKVLNSSGDRRLDQEAAQSIARWRFYPGQQGHTVHNVNFSLKGSEQVIPARLRTASADTKKKQQD, encoded by the coding sequence ATGGGGAGAAATCATCGACAATTAAGCACGAGACGACTGATGGCTTTGGTCTTTTCTGTGGTGGCCCACGTAGGCACCGCTATTGGGGTGATTGCTTATCACAAGCAAGACACAAAACCTGTGGCCCAACCCCTGGGTAACATTGAAGGTGAATTTATTGAATTTTCAGCTCCCCTTGGAGAACAGATTGAAACTGTCGATGTGGGTATTGTGGGTGGTGATCAAAAAAGTGACGCCCCATCAACAACAGAAGTAGTTAAAGCCGAATCACTACCGGAGCCTGTGGCCAACACTCAAGCCGTCGCTGACTCGTCGCCCGTGACCTTGCCTCCGCCAAAAATTAAATCGACAAAGGTGTCGACCCCTGTAAAAAAACAAGAAAAGCCAAAAATAGCAAAAGTGCTTCCACAAAAAACAGTCAAAGAAGAGCCCATCGTTGAAACTGAAAAAGCCCTCCCCGAAGCGGTGGCCACGGTGGATGAGAGTTTGGTTTCTGAAAACTCTGATGCCGATATTGAAAAGGTCGTCGTTGACGAAGAAACCCAAGAAAAGAGCACAGGCACAACGAGCGACGAAGACGACCAACAAGTGGCCGACATGAAAGAACTTGAAAACGAAATCCTCGCCGATGAATCAGAAAAGTTCGAAGACATCACGGATTTGGGCGAAAAACCCGAGACAGTAATTCCTGTTGCAGAAAAAGCCGTAGCCCCTACGCCTGTAAAAGCTCAACCCCTTCCTGCTCCAAAACCAAAAGCCGTGGCCCGCCAAGCGCTCCCGCCAAGAACCAGCCCTCTAGAGCAACGACAGGCCGTAGCTCCGCGAACAAGTCCACTGGCTCAACGAAGCGGCAAAGGATGGGGCTTAGGTAAAAATGGAAGTGCCTCTTCTCAGCAGGCCTATGGATTGCCCTCGGGAACGCGTGATGTTCGAGATTTAAATCCCATTCCTGGTAACAAGCCCCCAAGCTATCCCATGCAAGCGCGGCTTGAGAGAAAAGAAGGCCAAGTAAAGCTTTTGTACTACGTCACGCCCAATGGATCTGTGACCAATCTTAAGGTTTTAAATAGCTCCGGCGATCGTAGATTAGATCAAGAAGCGGCCCAGTCTATCGCACGATGGCGGTTTTACCCTGGACAGCAAGGTCACACGGTTCACAACGTGAACTTTTCTTTAAAGGGAAGTGAGCAAGTGATTCCTGCTCGCCTGCGAACGGCTTCGGCCGATACCAAAAAGAAACAACAAGACTAG